One region of Brassica napus cultivar Da-Ae chromosome A10, Da-Ae, whole genome shotgun sequence genomic DNA includes:
- the LOC111210423 gene encoding L-type lectin-domain containing receptor kinase I.9-like, whose translation MARWLLQILVISSLHLISLSSQQETRFVYENFLDQEDLYLDASAKVVPSGLLQLTNTSMNQIGHAFFKKPVELSSSKPLSFSTHFVCALVPKKGHEGGHGIAFLVSPSRDFSHAEATRYLGAFNASALESSPSSHVLAVELDTIWNPEFNDVINNHVGIDVNSPVSVGVASASYYSDMKGKNESINLLTGKPIQVWVDYEGTILNVSIAPLKVQKPSRSLLSQHINLTEVFRNSSRLFVGFSASTGAAVSDQYIVGWSFSTDRGSLQRLDISRLVEVPHSSAPHKKLPIILLVCLSFVVLSLLA comes from the coding sequence ATGGCTCGTTGGCTGCTTCAGATCCTTGTTATATCTTCTCTTCACCTCATCTCTCTATCAAGTCAACAAGAGACAAGGTTTGTTTATGAAAACTTTCTTGACCAAGAAGATCTTTATCTAGATGCTTCTGCAAAGGTAGTTCCCAGTGGATTATTACAACTGACAAACACTTCAATGAATCAAATTGGTCATGCTTTTTTCAAGAAACCAGTTGAGCTCAGTTCCTCTAAACCACTCTCTTTCTCAACGCATTTCGTGTGTGCTCTGGTGCCTAAGAAAGGTCATGAAGGCGGCCATGGTATTGCCTTCCTAGTATCTCCTTCACGAGATTTCTCACATGCAGAGGCAACAAGATACTTGGGGGCTTTCAACGCATCAGCACTTGAATCATCTCCCTCTTCTCACGTTCTCGCTGTTGAGCTTGACACTATTTGGAACCCTGAGTTCAATGATGTCATTAACAATCACGTGGGGATTGATGTGAACAGTCCTGTATCTGTCGGAGTAGCCTCAGCATCTTACTATTCAGACATGAAAGGGAAAAACGAAAGCATAAACCTCTTGACCGGAAAGCCTATACAGGTTTGGGTGGATTATGAAGGCACTATACTCAATGTTTCTATTGCTCCACTTAAAGTCCAGAAGCCAAGTCGGTCTCTTTTGTCACAACACATCAATCTTACAGAAGTTTTTAGAAATAGTTCGAGACTGTTTGTTGGGTTCTCTGCATCTACAGGTGCAGCGGTCAGTGACCAATACATTGTTGGGTGGAGTTTCAGTACAGACAGAGGATCACTGCAGCGACTTGATATCTCAAGACTTGTTGAAGTTCCTCATTCTTCAGCTCCGCATAAGAAACTTCCTATCATTCTGCTTGTTTGTCTAAGTTTTGTGGTTTTGTCTCTTCTTGCATGA